From Lycium ferocissimum isolate CSIRO_LF1 chromosome 12, AGI_CSIRO_Lferr_CH_V1, whole genome shotgun sequence, one genomic window encodes:
- the LOC132041041 gene encoding uncharacterized protein LOC132041041 encodes MAHLKVVAAMSNCISTRLMVPAGSIWIYRGFVSATRPSQKIDKETCQKIIEAAEAVKEGAKEVKSVGEFVKETVSSSAGNVMSEMAKAALEKATEKEEKGAWDKVKDTANDIKKKVVGK; translated from the exons ATGGCTCATTTGAAAGTTGTAGCCGCAATGTCCAATTGTATTTCTACAAGATTGATGGTGCCTGCAGGAAGTATATGGATCTATAGAGGCTTTGTTAGTGCCACAAGACCTTCTCAAAAA ATTGATAAAGAGACATGCCAAAAGATCATAGAAGCAGCAGAAGCAGTGAAAGAAGGGGCTAAAGAAGTGAAGAGTGTAGGTGAATTTGTCAAAGAAACAGTTTCTTCTAGTGCAGGAAAT GTAATGTCGGAGATGGCAAAGGCAGCACTAGAAAAGGCAactgaaaaagaagagaaaggtgCATGGGATAAAGTCAAGGACACTGCTAATGACATCAAGAAGAAAGTCGTTGGCAAGTGA